A stretch of DNA from Perca flavescens isolate YP-PL-M2 chromosome 11, PFLA_1.0, whole genome shotgun sequence:
GAACTCTTAGTCCAGTCTCCCTCAGCGTCAGTCCAtggttcacaacatggtccactagtgttgcgcgactttcatttgataaatttggtcctcttcttctttgagcAGATTCTCCGGCTTTaggtcttcctctccctctccctctccctctccctctccctctaccTCCACCTCGgcctctacctctggctgggcctcttcctcttcctctacctccttctcctcctctgtggattctccctctcactctcattcttcttcttcttctgactccttccattttggttgaaggcaggtgaacttacctgctgcattttatatagtgcttaaaactgattggtgtgtctataATTAAGCCATCATGTGTTTGCgtacctggtggctgtgtttaaccacttggttcatgtgtgtgttcatttgaaagcctttgctttgaaattgcaaggaaatgacatcatgataaatttctgtgtcaaatgcatacaagtgtgtttagttttttgcaaatcactgtgtgtgatgttttgcaaaaagtgtgaagctgacaatgtgcttacagttgtgcTAATCTAGGCCAGTGTTTTGCTTCTTGAGTCTAAGGTTTTGCTACttgtgggaaagttttaattttagtgtgtaagcaattgtaaaaaactgtaaagatcTTCCAATATGTTCAGCTCTTTTCTACATGACAGTGTGAAATGTGTCTGCAGATTCCCACTGAGAGAAAAGAGAACAGTTGGTAACACTTcacttgaagttttctacataagagtgacataagagtgacatgatactgtcatgacacatgaaccctaaccctaaccataaccagaacttgtcatgacaaaaccgaATGACGCTTACTAaaaaagcgttatgtcataaacatttatgacttgtttataatgttttatgacacattcatgacagtgtcatgtcactcttatgtagaaaaccttcaagtaaagtgtaaccgaacaGTTTGACCGTGAGTCCAGCAGAGGGCGCCGTGACATCACTGATAAACTTCTGACAGCTTCCTTTTGACTCATAAAAACATTCAGACGCTCATTTTTATTTCCAAACACAGATTTAAAGGGCCGGACACGTTGGAAGAGTCAGACCCAGACACAACTCAGGATGGACCAGATGAAAGTTATTATCTGGAACGATGAAATGTTTCTATTACTGGGTCATGGTTCATAATGATGATCAGAAAtcacctgaaacacacagaacGCTAGTTTAGATGGTTCTTATTTAAAACATGCACTCAACACATTCAGCCTCTTTTCTCTTATGCAACAGTTATTCTGTACGTACAGTATATATGTTTATgtgtttatagttttatttcatattaatgtttaatgtttgtttgtttatgttttgcaCCTTTCACCGAGGCAAATCACTTTAAAGAAGAGATGAAatggacacatacacacgcacacacacacacacacatatacacacacatacacacacacatatacacatacacacatattgtGCCCCTGTAAAAGGGGAAAATAGAATTTCAGTTTttattcccactgcgatacatcaaccaatgtgtccctgagcaaagCACACcgagttgctccagaggcggcaacctctgacatataaaGCAACTGtaagctaaatgacatgtaatgtaatgtaatgtttgctGTTTGGGCACATTGTTGACATTGGGGAACATGTGGTTTTTCTACCAGGCCAAGATATAACCAGGTCCACCTGAAAAATATCAGTTTCTTCACCACCAGCAACATCCCTGGTTTGACTCCATGTCCACATTCCCCCTGGAGAACCAGGTTCACCTGGGAAGGTGTTTACAGTTTCAGTGACCTTTGAGATGACTAGTAGGATGCTGATAGGTCGACTAACTACTGACCTGTTTATCACCAGATGGATACTCATGGGTTATAGCAGATTTATACTCATGGGTTATAGCAGGCTTTATAGCAGGCTTTAAGGCAATGGGAAAGTTGCTCTCATTATGTATGTACGTTGCTAGAGACAGTATATGAGTGTGAGTAGTAATGCAATgtgattgtttattttgtttaaataagaTAATGTTGTTATGGAGAAGAAAATTAGTAAATCCTGAGTTAGTACAGCCGTGTATGAGGCCATGCACACCTAGAAATTCCTTTCATACATTCAAGTAACAAGTGTTGATGAAAATAGTAACACATGCACACTGACTGCAAGCCACAGAATTTATTCAtcacaaacatgcaaacatgcaATTACATGTATGTGTTGGTAACTAGGATCAGATCCCAGCTGTCTTATAGAGACAACAGTCTTCATCAAATACAGACATTAACTGTCAAAGCTATCTGCCAACAGATTATAACTGGACATCCCAGACTCTCTGCTTTTAATATTTAGATTCATTTCTCAATGAAGTTGTCTCCAAGGCTGATCATTTGTCTCAGTGCACTCAGGATCAGAGTGTTGACATCATCATTGATGTGGGTTTCATCACTGTAGTTCTTCACAGGAAAGATGTAGTTCTCTGGGACTCCCACTGCTGCGCTGAAGTCTTTCACCTGAGTGTTAAACAATGGGAGTTAATGTGGGTTTCTGTGCTCATATATAGAACTTAAAATATTTGGACTACAAGTTAAAACATATGAGGTTATATTTCTGTACAGACttagaaaaacagaaactcacCTTTTGCTTCAGCTGCTGGCTCTTGTACACATTCTTCAGATCCTTTTTAGTTTCAGGACAGGCTGAATCAATGTGGGTGCCTATTGCCATTTGGGGAATCCctgcagacagaaacacactcagTAGTTTAGCTTTTTCAGGAAGTTTCTCTTCATAAAAtccaacaaacaaaaagaagagtttttactttgtaaaaaaaactataaacgTCTGAAAAATCTCTCAGTAAAAATGCAAACTTAAATCAGGAAAAAGCTTAAATCTGATCTGAAACCTGaacattattttagttttttagtccTGATCtttatattatgggctgtattAAACTGTGTTAAATTATTGATTATGAGCTCAGTGTTGAAGTGCTGAACTCATGTTTGAGTGTTGGAGTCTGACCTCTGACTAGAGATCAAGTTAACCTGCTTACCCAGCTCACTGGCTGCCTCTCTGATGTCGGCCATCTTCTTCAGAACTGAGTCTGTAATTCCTGCTGAGTCAGCAGAAAGCACACAAACCAGAACATGGACTTTGTCGTCTGCAGAGGGACGGGGGTTGTAGCCTGGATCCTCAGGAGACAGTGGAGATGAAGGCTTGAACTGGAAAACATAATTACAAttacaacagtgaaaacactttGAAACTTAGTttaaaacgtaatgtgcaataTAATCgttttttccatttccattGTTTGTGTGATTGTTAGGAGGTGAATTCATGATCCAAATCTGAATAATAACAGAGTCCTAGGCAAGGTTATAATGGTTAACTACACTATAATAACTTTGGACCTAGGACACCTCAGCCTGCTGGTGTTGCAGCATTTCAACTCTTACTTCATTAAAATGACAAACGTCATATTAGCCGATCACTTAGTCAtgttaaagagcccctattaacCTTTTTTGGATCTCCCCCATATTTTAGTGTGTTGTAtagttttttgtgtatgtaatagatatataaagtacaaaagaacacatttcactccaaatggaTCTTTCTCTCCCACAGAGAGCACTtgagagaggggaagacatgcaggaaattgtcacaggtcagattcgagccctggacctctgcatcgaggcataaacctctcagtatatgtgcaccttctctacccactgagccaacccggccacataaCAGGGTCTCTTTAAAGTTGACTAAAGGGACAGTCGTACCTGGTAACCCTCCTTCACATGTCCTTTCAGGGCCAGTTTGATGTCGTCAGCACAGATTCCATCTCCATCCTTCAGATCCATGACGTCATTGAAGACGAAATGACAGAATGTCTCTgagtttccttcttttctgattttaaacgTTTCATACTGTAACACAACAAGATGAAATGCTGGTTTTAATCACAATAATCTACAGATATATGGTTCTCAGTGTTTATTCTGTATGAAGTCCCTGATACATTAATGTCAGACTAAACTCTGTTTATTCTCATGCAGATCATTTAGTTAGGGTTAAGTTGGGGGAAAAGTTAAAGAGAAAGATTTATCAAACAGTTGATGTTTCTTTAGAGGTTGATCTAAAGTTGTCTTACTGTTCCATTGTAACTTTTGTCAGAGGTCAAAGCATCAGTAGTCACTCTGCCTTGTATGACGCTGCAGACAGACTTGATGAAGCTGGACTTTCCAGCTCCGTCAGGTCCATACAGAAGGATTCGGACATGTTTGATGTCCTTGTTTCCAGGCTTATACTCCTTCACATACTGGAGATCCCTCGCATTGTCTCTGTTAAGACAGGATCACATTTACTTTTAGATTTTAAAGAATTCCCCAAATGTGTCCTGCTTGATAAAAGTCCAGTTACCTTTCATAAAGTCTAACTCTTGTATACATTTGAAACTGAATTCCAATAGAGTTGAAACCTGAGTTTACTATTATGAAATTTGATTCAGTTGTTCTGAAACTGAGTTTGAGTCTCACTGAAAGTCTCTATCTAAACTTCTCCATTCAGTTGTCAGTTTAAGTGTACTGAGACAAACATCCTTTGGTTAAGGAAGAGCAATCGGGTGCAGATTCACAGAACTCTGATCAATGTAcattttgatagtttgtttaTTGGATTAAATCCAAACCCAACCTTCAGTTAGTGTCTGTAGCACCTCTCTGCTGGGTCTAACCTATCAACAAGCTTCCTGTTGCTGTGTTACTCCGGTTAGACTCACCAGGAACCAGGTTTAGAATTCAAGTTGCTCCAGCCGCTACCTGAAGGTCTGTCTCCAGAGCTGCAACCTGCTCTCCTCCCAGCTAAGGCTCCTCCAAGGATTTATAGTAtcactatttttattattattatatattattatcattaacTAATCTGTCCTATCAATAAAGGCAACCAAAGCCAATACTACACTTGTGTAGATTATGTTGAatagcagagagcagaaacaaGAAGAAGTGAACTCACCCCCAAGATATTTTCCTCCATGGTTCACTCACAGCTGAAGAGGAATTATGTAATTACTTACATTGATTAACAACATCTAtcattttttatgaataatgattataataaaagatcgagcctacaaagaaacacatttaGAAAACATGTAAATATAGTCTGCAACACTTTTCATCACTTGGAATAAATACAGTTAATATATTGCAAAATTAAGTTGATTTGTAGAATGTATTTGTTCACTCAAAGCTGAAGAGAAAATGGTGTAATCATTAGGTAATAAGCAAATAAATCTAAATTGAGTAGACAAAATGATTAGCATGTTTAATTCTCTatgaaaatatattataaaaaaagttCAGAGTTCAGAAATAAGCTTCATATCTTACTGAATGAACGTGCGGCCCTCATATAAATCGTTCctggaaagaaaaacatttaaacatcagACAACATTCCTCACAGATCAGGGTAGTAATGAGAGTGAGCTCAGTGTTTGGATGGGACCAGAGTCACATCATCACATCGTTATATATCAATGTTTGTCATCTAGCTTCTGTAATCTGCACTACTAATCCTACTAGATAATGATAAAACAAAGGAGTCGGAAAACAAAACCTTCCTCTTATTTTAAGTCTcacttcattcataaaatacttaaaaacatatatattgcAAATATTCAAagtattaataattataatataaaacaacaaaaacttccAGTCTACTGAGAAACACAATTTACTGAGAAACATACTATAAACATACTTACCAACATGTCCAGACCCACTAACATTGACGGTACTAGAGTGGTTCCCCATCTTGTAGCTGTAGGTGATCTGCTGCAGAGATCAGAACTCAGAGCCTCTTTATAGAACACATCCTCCCTGTTTCACCTCTTTATAGAACACATCCTCCCTGTTTCACCAACCATGTGACTTACTGTGTTTCTACCTGTTACTAACTTAGATAATCAACTCTGATTCTGATAGAAGTCCTGCCCATCTGTTATCTGATTACtcatgtgggtgtgtgtgtgtgtgtctctgtgagtgtgtctgtgtgtgtgtgtgtgtgtgagagtgtgtgtgtgtgtgtgtgagtgtgtgtgtgtgtgtgtgtctgtgtgtgtgtgagagagagagtgtgtgtgtgtgtgtgtgtgtgtgtgtgtgtgtgtgtgtgagagtgtgtgtgtgtgagagtgtgtgtgtctgtgtgtgggtgtatgtgtgagtgtgtgtctgtgtgtgtgaggtgtgtgtgtgtgtgtgtgtgtgtgtgtgtgtgtgtgtgtgtgtgtgtgtgtgtgtgtgtgtgtgtgtgtgtgtgtgtgtgtgtgtgtgtgtgtatgtgtgtgtatatgtgtgtatgtgtgtgtttgtctatatgtgtgtgtgtgtgtgtatatgtgtgtgtgtgtgtgtgtgtgtatgtgtgtgtgtgtatatgtgtgtgtgtgtgtgtatatgtgt
This window harbors:
- the LOC114564492 gene encoding interferon-induced protein 44, which produces MGNHSSTVNVSGSGHVGTIYMRAARSFTVSEPWRKISWGDNARDLQYVKEYKPGNKDIKHVRILLYGPDGAGKSSFIKSVCSVIQGRVTTDALTSDKSYNGTYETFKIRKEGNSETFCHFVFNDVMDLKDGDGICADDIKLALKGHVKEGYQFKPSSPLSPEDPGYNPRPSADDKVHVLVCVLSADSAGITDSVLKKMADIREAASELGIPQMAIGTHIDSACPETKKDLKNVYKSQQLKQKVKDFSAAVGVPENYIFPVKNYSDETHINDDVNTLILSALRQMISLGDNFIEK